A DNA window from Streptomyces sp. B21-083 contains the following coding sequences:
- a CDS encoding anti-sigma factor, with protein MSVLGRLFRREDLHSLAAPYALDALEPDERRRFEKHLSGCDACASEVRLLSEDALRLAWSTAAPPPFAMRDRVLSAVRATPQESPGHSPAHAPGRSADAPRRRSHQLPAHVWGTEPPPPVRRAPRMRPLFAPLATLTAAAALVVAALFAVQNTQTQDKLDTAQAQAREIADVLSAPDARATADRDARGQGITAIASASEGRAVVTLSGYGELPSDRVHQLWLMRPDVQPRSLGLFKGDTPLVATGLDKSATSLAVTVEPDGGSEQPSSAPVVQLALESVGFGE; from the coding sequence ATGAGCGTGCTCGGCAGACTGTTCCGCCGCGAGGATCTCCACTCCCTCGCCGCCCCCTACGCCCTCGACGCCCTGGAACCCGACGAGCGGCGCCGCTTCGAGAAGCACCTGTCCGGCTGTGACGCCTGCGCCTCGGAGGTGCGCCTGCTGTCCGAGGACGCGCTCCGGCTGGCCTGGTCCACGGCCGCGCCGCCCCCCTTCGCCATGCGCGACCGGGTCCTGTCCGCCGTACGTGCGACACCGCAGGAGTCCCCGGGCCACTCCCCGGCGCACGCCCCCGGCCGCTCCGCCGACGCACCCCGGAGGCGGAGCCATCAGTTGCCGGCGCATGTGTGGGGCACCGAACCGCCGCCACCGGTCCGCCGTGCGCCCCGCATGCGCCCCTTGTTCGCCCCGCTGGCCACACTCACGGCGGCAGCCGCCCTCGTCGTCGCCGCGCTGTTCGCCGTGCAGAACACACAGACCCAGGACAAGCTGGACACCGCGCAGGCCCAGGCACGTGAGATTGCCGACGTTCTGTCAGCTCCCGACGCGCGGGCGACCGCCGACCGGGACGCGCGAGGGCAGGGAATCACCGCGATCGCCTCCGCGTCCGAGGGCCGCGCGGTGGTGACCCTCAGTGGGTACGGAGAGCTGCCGAGCGACCGCGTGCACCAACTGTGGCTCATGCGCCCTGATGTGCAACCACGCTCTTTGGGACTCTTCAAGGGCGACACGCCCTTGGTCGCGACCGGTCTCGACAAGTCGGCCACATCACTCGCTGTGACCGTCGAACCCGACGGGGGGTCAGAGCAGCCCAGCAGCGCACCAGTTGTCCAACTCGCCCTGGAATCGGTTGGATTCGGAGAGTAA
- a CDS encoding sigma-70 family RNA polymerase sigma factor: MGADELLVLVAGGDQKAFEELYGIVSGPVFGLVRRVVRDPAQSEEVSQEVLLELWRSSPRFDPRKGSALSWILTLAHRRAVDRVRSARAAGEREQREAQRSHRPAFDHVAEEVEAGMEREWVRRCLDRLTTLQRQSVTLAYYEGYTYREVAEQLSLPLGTVKTRMRDGLTRLRECLGGVA; encoded by the coding sequence GTGGGAGCGGACGAGCTTCTGGTTCTCGTGGCCGGGGGAGACCAGAAGGCCTTCGAAGAGCTGTACGGGATCGTGTCCGGGCCGGTGTTCGGGCTGGTGCGGCGCGTGGTGCGGGACCCGGCGCAGTCGGAGGAGGTGTCACAGGAGGTTCTGCTCGAACTCTGGCGCTCGTCACCGCGGTTCGACCCCAGGAAGGGCAGCGCCCTGTCCTGGATACTCACGCTCGCGCACCGCCGGGCCGTCGACCGGGTACGCAGTGCCCGCGCGGCCGGGGAGCGCGAGCAGCGCGAGGCCCAGCGCTCCCACCGTCCCGCCTTCGACCATGTGGCGGAGGAGGTGGAGGCCGGCATGGAACGGGAGTGGGTGCGCCGCTGTCTGGACCGGCTGACCACCCTGCAACGCCAGTCGGTCACCCTCGCCTACTACGAGGGCTACACATACCGTGAGGTGGCGGAGCAACTCTCGCTCCCGCTGGGCACGGTGAAGACTCGGATGCGCGACGGACTGACCCGGCTGCGCGAATGCCTGGGAGGTGTCGCATGA
- a CDS encoding DUF4331 domain-containing protein, producing the protein MTTTISKSGARRRSIATLICGALATGGLAAAGVTALVPGTASASSHREAPLISGTPQFDNTDLYAFVSPDKADTTTIVANWIPFEEPGGGPNFYQFAEDAQYDLHIDNNGDAQDDLLFRYTFKTHVKNKKSFLYNTGAVDSLYDKDLNVTQTYDIELIKLKNKYEASRTKIADDVPVAPSNVGKASMPDYAKLRYQAIHKLTNGSKTFAGQADDPFFADLRVFDLLYGGNLSEVGNDTLKGYNVNTIALQVPTHMIVESSKQPVVGIWSTTQRKNASGYYSQVSRLGMPLVNEVVNPIKDKDKFNASKPYDDAQFLKNVTNPELPKLIEAIYKIPAPKEPRNDLVDVFLKGVKGLNQPPYVTPAEELRLNTSIAPAKNPKRLGVLDGDTAGFPNGRRLTDDVIDASLQVVEGELLGAKNDLGDAVDKNDKNFEKYFPYVSLPTEGSRGPLAKGTSGTNDVRSQLGDALQPAGTSGGGTDTMLIAGSAAAGAAGFLLLTAGVVWWRRNMGNRAY; encoded by the coding sequence ATGACGACAACCATCTCCAAGAGCGGCGCGCGGCGCAGGAGCATCGCGACCCTCATCTGTGGTGCGCTGGCCACCGGGGGGCTCGCGGCCGCCGGCGTCACCGCGCTCGTTCCGGGAACGGCTTCCGCCTCCAGCCACCGCGAGGCTCCGCTGATCTCGGGCACACCGCAGTTCGACAACACGGACCTGTACGCGTTCGTGAGCCCGGACAAGGCCGACACGACGACGATCGTCGCGAACTGGATCCCGTTCGAGGAGCCGGGCGGCGGCCCGAACTTCTACCAGTTCGCCGAGGACGCCCAGTACGACCTCCACATCGACAACAACGGTGACGCGCAGGACGACCTCCTGTTCCGCTACACCTTCAAGACGCACGTGAAGAACAAGAAGTCGTTCCTGTACAACACGGGCGCGGTGGACAGCCTGTACGACAAGGACCTCAACGTCACGCAGACGTACGACATCGAGCTGATCAAGCTCAAGAACAAGTACGAGGCGTCGCGGACGAAGATCGCCGACGATGTGCCGGTGGCCCCGTCCAACGTGGGCAAGGCGTCGATGCCGGACTACGCGAAGCTGCGCTACCAGGCCATCCACAAGCTGACGAACGGTTCGAAGACGTTCGCCGGTCAGGCCGACGACCCGTTCTTCGCGGACCTGCGCGTCTTCGACCTGCTGTACGGCGGGAACCTCTCCGAGGTCGGCAACGACACGCTCAAGGGCTACAACGTCAACACGATCGCGCTCCAGGTGCCGACGCACATGATCGTGGAGTCGTCGAAGCAGCCGGTCGTCGGCATCTGGTCGACGACCCAGCGCAAGAACGCCAGCGGCTACTACTCGCAGGTCTCGCGACTGGGCATGCCGCTCGTCAACGAGGTCGTCAACCCCATCAAGGACAAGGACAAGTTCAACGCGTCCAAGCCGTACGACGACGCCCAGTTCCTGAAGAACGTGACCAACCCCGAGCTGCCGAAGCTCATCGAGGCGATCTACAAGATCCCGGCGCCCAAGGAGCCGCGCAACGACCTGGTGGACGTCTTCCTCAAGGGTGTCAAGGGTCTCAACCAGCCGCCGTACGTCACTCCGGCCGAGGAACTGCGTCTCAACACCTCGATCGCCCCGGCGAAGAACCCGAAGCGTCTCGGTGTCCTCGACGGTGACACCGCGGGCTTCCCGAACGGCCGTCGTCTGACGGACGACGTGATCGACGCCTCGCTCCAGGTCGTCGAGGGTGAACTGCTCGGCGCGAAGAACGACCTCGGCGACGCGGTCGACAAGAACGACAAGAACTTCGAGAAGTACTTCCCGTACGTTTCTCTGCCGACCGAGGGTTCGCGCGGCCCGCTCGCCAAGGGCACCAGCGGCACGAACGACGTCCGCAGCCAGCTCGGTGACGCGCTGCAGCCCGCCGGCACCTCCGGCGGCGGCACCGACACCATGCTGATCGCCGGTTCGGCGGCGGCCGGTGCGGCCGGGTTCCTGCTGCTCACCGCCGGCGTGGTGTGGTGGCGGCGGAACATGGGCAACCGGGCGTACTGA
- a CDS encoding tetratricopeptide repeat protein — MPPRTNDNAPDREQAPQPPLTRPGRELGTRPADTAGAADILDTEDADSTDRRPGTELSSPPGTNVAAPGSSTPTDTAVPASAATGNDSEPSPAPATAGTEAAGTAVPPETPKAEAATETRKAAAPDLAEASATQTSPAGTATPRETPDAEAATETRKAAATDLTPGLAEASDTETSPAGTAAPPETPDAEAATETRKAAATDLTPGLGEASDTETSPAGTAAPPETPDAEAATETRKAAATDLTPGFGEASGAGVSPGGASDVSADQSAPAASDERVAAVRRLGESSRRWRAVQLGACAAALAVAFTAGAVVLGAVRDGSGTATVASAPAAMSPALLASGDIGASIASLQAHLRAQPKDFGSWATLGLAYVEQARTKGDPSRYPQAQQALARSLELKPDNDPALAGRAALAAARHDFPGALKYADQALAQNPYSERALSIRIDALVELGRYDEALKATDEADAKRPGVPVFTRYAYVRELRGEVTVARRVLEQALGSATSRGDIAYVSTTLGQLAWNQGEYKSALEFYARALAADDAYLPALEGRSRAQFADGDRAGAIKGMEDVVSRYPLPGPLVELGELYEVRGGEGDLAKARDQYALVNAWTAIARANGVNADLDTALAAADHGDRKSALRAARAEWDRRETVHTADALAWALHVNGKDDEALPYARRATATGYRNASFIYHRGMIEQATGHPKEARASLSAALELNPGFSPLGARKARTALKSLEAAK, encoded by the coding sequence ATGCCCCCGCGTACGAACGACAACGCACCGGACCGCGAGCAGGCACCGCAGCCGCCGCTCACGCGACCGGGCCGTGAGCTCGGCACCCGGCCGGCCGACACGGCGGGGGCGGCCGACATCCTCGACACGGAGGATGCCGACAGCACCGACAGGCGCCCTGGCACGGAGCTGTCCAGCCCGCCCGGAACGAACGTGGCCGCTCCGGGCAGCTCCACACCGACCGACACCGCAGTACCCGCGTCGGCCGCCACGGGCAACGACAGCGAGCCGAGCCCCGCCCCGGCCACCGCCGGGACGGAAGCCGCAGGCACGGCGGTTCCCCCGGAAACTCCGAAGGCCGAAGCCGCCACGGAGACCAGGAAGGCAGCCGCACCCGACCTCGCCGAGGCGTCCGCCACCCAGACCTCGCCTGCGGGTACGGCGACTCCCCGGGAGACTCCGGACGCCGAAGCCGCCACGGAGACCCGAAAGGCAGCCGCGACCGACCTCACGCCCGGCCTCGCAGAGGCGTCCGACACCGAGACCTCGCCCGCAGGCACAGCCGCTCCCCCGGAGACTCCGGACGCCGAAGCCGCCACGGAGACCCGAAAGGCAGCCGCGACCGACCTCACGCCCGGCCTCGGCGAGGCGTCCGACACCGAGACCTCGCCCGCAGGCACAGCCGCTCCCCCGGAGACTCCGGACGCCGAAGCCGCCACGGAGACCCGAAAGGCAGCCGCGACCGACCTCACGCCCGGCTTCGGCGAGGCGTCCGGCGCGGGGGTCTCGCCTGGGGGTGCGTCGGATGTGTCCGCCGACCAGTCCGCCCCCGCCGCCTCCGACGAGCGCGTTGCCGCTGTCCGGCGGCTCGGGGAGTCGTCGAGGCGGTGGCGGGCGGTGCAACTCGGCGCCTGTGCCGCCGCGTTGGCGGTGGCGTTCACCGCCGGTGCCGTGGTGCTTGGCGCGGTTCGGGACGGGAGCGGTACCGCCACCGTCGCGTCTGCGCCGGCCGCCATGTCTCCCGCGCTGCTCGCGAGCGGGGACATCGGCGCGAGCATCGCCTCCCTTCAGGCGCATCTGCGGGCGCAGCCCAAGGACTTCGGCAGCTGGGCGACGCTCGGACTCGCCTATGTCGAGCAGGCCCGCACCAAGGGTGACCCCTCCCGGTATCCGCAGGCCCAGCAGGCCCTGGCTCGGTCCCTTGAGCTGAAGCCCGACAACGACCCCGCTCTCGCCGGGCGCGCCGCCCTCGCCGCCGCCCGCCATGACTTTCCCGGCGCCCTCAAGTACGCGGACCAGGCCCTCGCGCAGAACCCCTACAGCGAGCGCGCCCTGTCCATCCGTATCGACGCCCTGGTCGAACTCGGGCGGTACGACGAGGCGTTGAAGGCCACCGACGAGGCCGACGCCAAGCGGCCCGGGGTGCCTGTCTTCACCCGGTACGCGTACGTGCGTGAGCTGCGCGGCGAGGTCACCGTCGCCCGGCGGGTGCTGGAGCAGGCGCTCGGCTCCGCCACCTCTCGCGGGGACATCGCGTACGTGTCCACCACGCTCGGGCAACTCGCCTGGAACCAGGGCGAGTACAAGTCCGCCCTGGAGTTCTACGCCCGCGCCCTGGCCGCCGACGACGCCTACCTTCCGGCGCTGGAGGGCCGCTCGCGCGCCCAGTTCGCCGACGGTGACCGGGCCGGCGCGATCAAGGGCATGGAGGACGTCGTCTCCCGCTATCCGCTGCCCGGTCCGCTCGTCGAACTCGGTGAGCTGTACGAAGTCCGGGGCGGCGAGGGCGACTTGGCCAAGGCCCGCGACCAGTACGCGCTGGTCAACGCCTGGACCGCCATCGCCCGCGCCAACGGCGTCAACGCCGACCTGGACACCGCGCTCGCCGCCGCCGACCACGGCGACCGGAAGTCGGCGCTGCGGGCGGCCCGCGCCGAGTGGGACCGCCGCGAGACCGTGCACACGGCCGACGCCCTCGCGTGGGCCCTGCACGTCAACGGCAAGGACGACGAAGCCCTCCCGTACGCCCGCCGCGCCACCGCGACCGGCTACCGCAACGCCTCCTTCATCTACCACCGCGGCATGATCGAGCAGGCCACAGGCCATCCGAAGGAAGCCCGCGCCTCGCTCTCCGCCGCCCTCGAACTCAACCCCGGTTTCTCCCCGTTGGGCGCCCGCAAGGCCCGTACGGCTCTCAAGTCCCTGGAGGCGGCGAAGTGA
- a CDS encoding urease accessory protein UreH domain-containing protein, protein MKPRRVAASGAALFTAACALVLVPAGAASAHPLGNFTVNRYDGLVVAPGQLRVAHVEDLAEIPATQAKPDIEKLGLTDWAGQRCATAAKGSKVTVAGRTVPLSVGSAKASTRPGQAGLNTLRVECGLTAALPEVAEGDTVSLGFHSAGIESGPGWREITARGDRMTLAESDVPQKSVSGELTGYPKGLLSSPADTATAALQVSPGGPALVESGEKAAPASSVLPRGADRWTRALDSLVARHDLTIGFAALALVIAIFLGAMHALAPGHGKTLMAATAAARGGKARLRDVMPLAASVTVTHTLGVVALGLLVTAGSAAAPSVIAWLGAASGVLVTGAGLTLTRRALRQRAHERTHLAAHPHPHPHDDHGHPHDQGHSHDHTHEHDHEHPHSHTHAADKAPARELVLAHASHAHTDTALAPAPIAAPAQVHDHGHDHDHSHEHHDPKHKHTHASTTLEHTHGGFTHSHDIAPTLRGTILLGFAGGLVPSPSAVVVLVGAAALGKAWFGFLLVLAYGVGLALTLTGAGFLVVRLGSGANRLLDRRPGLAGGPMLALVRRTAPLASAFLVVALGVGLVLKGAASALG, encoded by the coding sequence GTGAAGCCCCGTCGTGTGGCCGCCTCCGGCGCCGCCCTGTTCACCGCGGCCTGCGCGCTCGTGCTGGTTCCCGCCGGCGCCGCGAGCGCGCATCCTCTCGGCAACTTCACCGTCAACCGGTACGACGGTCTCGTCGTCGCCCCGGGGCAGCTCCGGGTCGCCCATGTCGAGGACCTCGCCGAGATCCCGGCGACCCAGGCCAAGCCCGACATCGAGAAGCTGGGTCTGACCGACTGGGCCGGGCAGCGGTGCGCCACCGCCGCGAAGGGCAGCAAGGTCACCGTCGCGGGCCGTACGGTCCCCCTGTCCGTCGGCAGCGCCAAGGCGAGCACGCGGCCCGGGCAGGCCGGCCTCAACACCCTGCGCGTGGAGTGCGGGCTCACGGCCGCCCTCCCCGAGGTCGCCGAAGGGGACACCGTTTCCCTCGGCTTCCACAGCGCGGGGATCGAGTCGGGCCCCGGCTGGCGGGAGATCACCGCACGCGGCGACCGGATGACGCTCGCCGAGTCCGACGTACCGCAGAAGTCGGTGTCCGGTGAACTGACCGGATATCCGAAGGGGTTGCTCTCCTCGCCGGCCGACACCGCGACGGCCGCCCTGCAGGTGAGCCCGGGCGGCCCGGCCCTCGTCGAGAGCGGCGAGAAGGCGGCCCCGGCCTCCTCCGTGCTGCCGCGCGGCGCCGACCGCTGGACGCGCGCGCTGGACTCCCTGGTGGCCCGGCACGACCTCACGATCGGCTTCGCCGCACTGGCCCTGGTCATCGCGATCTTCCTCGGCGCGATGCACGCGCTCGCCCCGGGCCACGGCAAGACCCTGATGGCGGCCACGGCAGCCGCCCGGGGCGGCAAGGCCCGGCTGCGCGACGTCATGCCGCTGGCCGCCTCGGTGACGGTCACCCACACGCTGGGCGTGGTCGCCCTGGGCCTGCTGGTGACGGCCGGTTCGGCGGCGGCGCCCTCGGTGATCGCCTGGCTGGGCGCGGCGAGCGGTGTGCTGGTGACGGGGGCGGGCCTGACCCTCACGCGGCGGGCCTTGCGCCAGCGCGCACACGAGCGCACACACCTCGCCGCCCATCCGCACCCTCATCCGCACGACGACCACGGTCACCCCCATGACCAAGGTCACTCCCACGACCACACCCACGAGCACGATCACGAGCACCCCCACAGCCACACCCACGCCGCCGACAAGGCCCCGGCACGCGAACTGGTCCTCGCCCACGCCTCGCACGCACACACGGACACCGCGCTCGCACCCGCGCCCATCGCGGCTCCCGCACAGGTGCACGACCACGGGCACGATCACGACCACTCCCACGAGCACCACGACCCCAAACACAAGCACACGCACGCCTCCACCACCCTCGAACACACCCACGGCGGCTTCACCCACTCGCATGACATCGCGCCCACCCTGCGCGGGACGATCCTCCTGGGGTTCGCCGGTGGGCTGGTGCCGAGTCCGTCCGCCGTGGTCGTGCTGGTCGGTGCCGCCGCGCTGGGGAAGGCGTGGTTCGGGTTCCTGCTCGTGCTGGCCTACGGGGTCGGCCTCGCGCTGACCCTCACCGGCGCCGGGTTCCTCGTCGTACGGCTGGGGAGCGGGGCAAACCGGCTGCTGGACCGGCGCCCGGGGCTCGCCGGAGGGCCGATGCTCGCGCTCGTCCGGCGTACCGCGCCACTGGCGTCCGCGTTCCTCGTTGTCGCACTGGGGGTCGGATTGGTGCTCAAGGGGGCGGCTTCCGCGCTCGGCTGA
- a CDS encoding serine/threonine-protein kinase, producing the protein MSDEPGSERVIAGRYRLLSPLGEGGMGTVWLARDELLYREVAVKEVRAPAGLPTSEIERLYARLEREAWAAARVSNRNVVTVYDVATEDGRPWIVMEVVRGLSLADQLDAEGSLSPQEAAHIGAEVLSALRAAHEAGVLHRDVKPANVLLSNDGRVVLTDFGIATVEGSSALTMTGELIGSPEFLAPERALGRTPGPESDLWSLGVLLYATVEGNSPFRQNTPLSTLRAIVDEELPPPLRAGPLTPVIEGLLRKDPADRVTAEQAEHDLRIIGAGGTLSGAGPVRADTGPTVPYTPTSGAAFPQHPPTPPRSIPVPPAASWDAPPQPDTYATRTAEPARNRRAAVVLVAGLAAVALAVAGLTYELLNRDKGGDNTGAGAGSSAPPNNNRTGDASSPKNSPSDSGDGKKSPTPSSSDSGASSQPAQTVEVHVSGSGTDYSGTCPPPAAEAPSFTATFTVGDVPTKVSYRWVTEKGDAPEQGWRTLSFPAGGGRTKENKVFVTTYDESGTIRNAIGVEVRDPVGVKSNSVPFSVTCETETPMDGASSPSGTPSGTP; encoded by the coding sequence GTGTCCGATGAACCAGGCAGTGAACGGGTGATCGCGGGACGCTACCGACTGCTCTCACCGCTCGGCGAGGGCGGTATGGGCACGGTGTGGCTGGCCCGTGACGAGTTGCTGTACCGCGAGGTCGCCGTCAAGGAGGTGCGCGCGCCCGCCGGACTGCCGACCTCCGAGATCGAGCGGTTGTACGCCCGACTGGAGCGCGAGGCCTGGGCCGCCGCCCGCGTCTCCAACCGGAACGTCGTGACGGTGTACGACGTGGCGACCGAAGACGGCCGGCCCTGGATCGTCATGGAAGTGGTCCGCGGGCTCTCGCTCGCCGATCAACTGGACGCCGAAGGGTCGCTGTCCCCCCAGGAGGCCGCGCACATCGGCGCCGAGGTGCTCTCCGCGCTGCGGGCCGCGCACGAGGCCGGGGTCCTGCACCGGGACGTGAAGCCGGCCAACGTGCTGCTGTCCAACGACGGCCGGGTGGTGCTCACCGACTTCGGCATCGCGACGGTCGAGGGCAGCTCGGCCCTCACCATGACCGGCGAGCTCATCGGTTCCCCCGAATTCCTCGCGCCCGAGCGGGCGTTGGGTCGCACCCCCGGTCCCGAATCCGACCTGTGGTCACTGGGCGTGCTGCTGTACGCGACGGTCGAGGGCAACTCACCCTTCCGGCAGAACACCCCGCTCAGCACCCTGCGCGCCATCGTGGACGAGGAGTTGCCGCCGCCGCTCAGGGCGGGGCCGCTGACGCCCGTCATCGAGGGGCTGCTGCGCAAGGATCCGGCCGACCGTGTCACCGCCGAACAGGCCGAGCACGATCTGCGGATCATCGGGGCCGGGGGCACGCTTTCCGGGGCGGGACCCGTGCGCGCGGACACCGGGCCGACGGTCCCGTACACCCCGACGAGCGGGGCGGCCTTCCCGCAGCACCCGCCGACGCCGCCTCGGTCGATTCCCGTTCCCCCGGCGGCGAGTTGGGACGCCCCGCCGCAACCGGACACCTACGCGACCCGCACTGCCGAACCGGCCCGTAACCGCCGGGCGGCCGTCGTCCTGGTCGCGGGCCTCGCCGCCGTCGCACTGGCGGTGGCCGGACTGACGTACGAGCTGCTGAACCGTGACAAGGGCGGGGACAACACCGGTGCCGGCGCCGGCAGCAGCGCCCCGCCGAACAACAACCGTACGGGCGACGCGAGTTCGCCCAAGAACAGCCCCAGCGACTCCGGCGACGGCAAGAAGAGCCCCACCCCGAGCAGCAGCGACAGTGGCGCGTCCTCGCAGCCGGCGCAGACCGTCGAGGTCCATGTCTCCGGTTCGGGCACCGACTACTCGGGAACCTGTCCGCCGCCCGCCGCCGAGGCGCCCAGCTTCACGGCGACCTTCACGGTGGGCGACGTGCCCACGAAGGTCTCCTACCGGTGGGTGACGGAGAAGGGCGACGCACCGGAGCAGGGCTGGCGGACGCTGTCGTTCCCGGCGGGCGGCGGGAGGACCAAGGAGAACAAGGTCTTCGTGACGACGTACGACGAGAGCGGGACGATTCGGAACGCGATCGGGGTAGAGGTCCGCGACCCGGTGGGCGTGAAGTCCAACTCCGTGCCCTTCTCGGTGACATGCGAGACGGAGACCCCGATGGACGGGGCCTCCTCTCCCAGTGGCACTCCCTCCGGTACGCCCTGA
- a CDS encoding SGNH/GDSL hydrolase family protein: MRRSRITAYVTSLLLAAGAALTGATSAQASQLAAPTGYVALGDSYSSGVGSGNYISSSGDCKRSTKAYPSLWAAAHSPSSFNFTACSGARTGDVLANQLTPLSSATGLVSISVGGNDAGFADVMTTCVLQSDSTCLARINTAKGYVDSTLPGQLDTVYDAITSRAPAAHVVVLGYPRFYKLGQTCLGLSEAKRSAINGASDYLNSALAKRAADHGFTFGDVKPAFTGHELCSGSSWLHSLNLLNIGESYHPTAAGQSGGYLPALTGAA, from the coding sequence ATGAGACGTTCCCGAATTACGGCATACGTGACCTCGCTCCTCCTCGCCGCCGGCGCCGCCCTCACCGGGGCCACGTCCGCGCAGGCGTCCCAACTCGCCGCCCCCACCGGCTATGTGGCCCTCGGTGACTCCTACTCCTCGGGCGTCGGATCCGGCAACTACATCAGTTCCAGCGGCGACTGCAAGCGCAGCACGAAGGCCTACCCCTCCCTCTGGGCAGCCGCCCATTCACCCTCCAGCTTCAACTTCACCGCTTGCTCGGGCGCCCGAACGGGTGATGTTCTGGCGAACCAGCTGACCCCCCTCAGCTCCGCCACGGGCCTCGTCTCGATCAGCGTCGGCGGTAACGACGCGGGCTTCGCCGACGTCATGACGACCTGTGTGCTCCAGTCCGACAGCACCTGCCTCGCCCGTATCAACACCGCGAAGGGGTACGTCGACTCGACCCTCCCCGGTCAGCTCGACACCGTGTACGACGCCATTACCTCGCGGGCGCCCGCCGCCCACGTGGTCGTCCTGGGCTACCCGCGCTTCTACAAGCTCGGCCAGACCTGCCTCGGCCTCTCCGAGGCCAAGCGCTCCGCGATCAACGGCGCGTCCGACTATCTGAACAGCGCGCTCGCCAAACGGGCCGCGGACCACGGCTTCACCTTCGGGGACGTCAAGCCGGCCTTCACCGGTCACGAGCTCTGCTCGGGCAGCTCGTGGCTGCACAGCCTCAACCTGCTCAACATCGGCGAGTCGTACCACCCGACGGCCGCCGGACAGTCGGGCGGCTATCTGCCGGCGCTCACCGGCGCCGCCTGA
- a CDS encoding GNAT family N-acetyltransferase translates to MARNLTPEVTLTVHRPGELTAADRAAWTALQAKAHLHGTPELANPFLSPEFTLAVGRCRRGVRIAVLHEGGEPAAFFPFQRSAAGVGRAIGLGVSDCQGLVHRPGFTWDARELLRACGLAVWEFDHLIEGQTPFEAGASGTFPSPVMDVDQGYEAYLAGLRARSPKFARTTLAKERRLGRDFGEVHYVHDERDPEALAGLMAWKSAQYRRTGRSDRFAHPWISRLVQQLFHTRSDPFAGVLSVLYAGGKPVAAHFGLRTERVLACWFPAYDPAYSKYSPGLILHLRMAEAAAADGIAYLDLGRGQKEYKDSLKTRELTVSEGWVTRRHPVAVGHRARRAPVRALRNVVLSRPELFEPADRALKRMGQLRSTKGSK, encoded by the coding sequence GTGGCTCGTAATCTGACACCCGAGGTGACCCTCACCGTGCACCGTCCCGGCGAACTGACCGCCGCGGACCGGGCCGCCTGGACGGCACTGCAGGCCAAGGCCCATCTGCACGGCACGCCCGAACTGGCGAACCCCTTCCTGTCCCCGGAGTTCACGCTCGCCGTCGGCCGCTGCAGACGTGGCGTACGTATCGCGGTGCTCCACGAGGGCGGGGAGCCGGCCGCGTTCTTCCCGTTCCAGAGATCCGCCGCCGGAGTCGGCCGGGCGATCGGGCTCGGTGTCTCCGACTGCCAGGGGCTGGTGCACCGCCCCGGATTCACCTGGGACGCCAGGGAGTTGCTGCGGGCCTGCGGGCTCGCCGTGTGGGAGTTCGACCATCTGATCGAAGGCCAGACACCGTTCGAGGCCGGGGCCTCCGGCACCTTCCCGTCCCCGGTGATGGACGTCGACCAGGGGTACGAGGCCTATCTGGCCGGCCTCAGGGCGCGCTCACCCAAGTTCGCGCGCACGACGCTCGCCAAGGAGCGCAGGCTCGGCCGGGACTTCGGCGAGGTCCACTACGTGCACGACGAGCGTGACCCCGAGGCGCTGGCCGGGCTGATGGCCTGGAAGTCCGCCCAGTACCGCAGGACCGGACGCAGCGACCGGTTCGCGCATCCCTGGATCAGCCGGCTCGTGCAGCAGCTCTTCCACACCCGTTCCGACCCGTTCGCGGGCGTCCTGTCGGTGCTCTACGCCGGCGGGAAGCCGGTCGCCGCCCACTTCGGGCTGCGGACGGAACGCGTGCTGGCCTGCTGGTTCCCGGCGTACGACCCGGCGTACTCGAAGTACTCGCCGGGGCTGATCCTGCATCTGCGGATGGCCGAGGCAGCCGCCGCCGACGGTATCGCGTACCTGGATCTGGGCCGGGGACAGAAGGAGTACAAGGACTCCCTGAAGACCCGTGAACTCACGGTGTCCGAGGGGTGGGTGACACGTCGTCACCCGGTGGCGGTCGGACACCGGGCGCGGCGCGCTCCGGTCCGGGCGCTGCGCAATGTGGTGCTGTCCCGGCCGGAGCTCTTCGAGCCCGCCGACAGGGCGCTGAAGCGGATGGGACAGCTCCGATCCACAAAAGGATCAAAGTAG